In the Rhizobium sp. SSA_523 genome, CCTGACCATTCAGGAGGGCGAAATCCTCGTGCTGATGGGTCTGTCGGGCTCCGGCAAATCGACGCTGGTGCGCGCCGTCAACGGCCTTGCGCCGGTGGTGCGCGGAACCGTCAGCGTCAGGACGGGCAATGGCCATGTCGATCCCTATCGGTGTCCGCCCAAGACCCTGCGCGACCTGCGCATGCGCACGGTCTCCATGGTCTTCCAGCAATTCGGCCTCCTGCCCTGGCGCAGCGTCGCCGACAATGTCGGCTTCGGGCTGGAGCTGGCCGGCGTGCCGGAAAGACAGCGCAAGGCGCAGATCGCCGAACAGCTGTCGCTGGTCAATCTGTCGGAATGGGCGCAGCGCCGGGTGGGCGAATTGTCCGGCGGCATGCAGCAGCGTGTCGGGCTCGCCCGGGCCTTCGCCACGGGCGCGCCGATCCTGTTGATGGACGAGCCATTTTCCGCCCTCGACCCGCTGATTCGCACCCGGCTGCAGGACGAGCTCCTGGAATTTCAGATGAGGTTGAAGAAGACCATTCTCTTCGTCAGTCACGATCTCGACGAAGCCTTCCGAATCGGCAATCGCATCGCGATCATGGAAAGCGGGCGGATCGTCCAATGCGGCACGCCGCAGGACATTGTCCGCGCGCCGGCCAACCAGTATGTCGCGGATTTCGTCCAGAACCTGAACCCGATCACACTCCTGACCGCCTCGGACGTCATGAGCCCCGGCGCAAGCACGTCCGCCAGGGGGCCGGTCACTGCGACCGCCCTGCCCCGCACGCCGCTGGTCGACATCATGGACGCGCTGGCGCGCCAGCCCGGCGTCATCGGCATCGTTGACAACGGCGCCGTCATCGGCACCATTGGCGCCGACGATATCATCGCCGGTCTGACCCGACACCGGCGCCGCGAGGTGTAGAAGCGTGACTGACAAGCCATCCGTCCTGCGGGATCTCGATCCCGAGGCATTGACGCTCGGCCGCACGCTTTTGCGGTCCGCGCGCTCCGTCGCCCTTGCGGTCCAGGATGCCGCATCGGGCTTTCCCGCGGTCAGCCGCGCACTGATGGCGACCGATCTTGACGGGACGCCGCTCATCCTCGTCTCCACGCTCGCGGCCCATACGCGCAGCCTGGCCGGCGAACCGCGATGCTCGCTCCTGGCGGGTGAGCCCGGCAAGGGCGATCCGCTTGCGCATCCGCGGGTGACGCTGTTTGCCCTGGCGGAACCGGTTCCGCGCGGCAGCCAGGACCATGACAGGGCCAGGCGGCGCTTCCTCAACCGGCATCCGAAATCCGCGCTCTATATCGACTTTCCCGATTTCAGCTTTTACCGCCTGCGCCCCGACCATGCCTCCCTGAACGGCGGCTTCGGCCGCGCCTATGCCATAGATGGCGGTCTTTTCACCTTCTCCTTCCCGCTGGACCAGGCCGCCTGGCTTGCCGCAGAGGAAGGGCTGATGAATGGCGGGCAAGATGCGACCGCACTGGCGCGTGCCTTTGGCGCCCCGAAAGCCGAGCATTACCGCATCTGCGGCATGGATCCGGCCGGCATCGACATTTCGGGAACCGATCCCGCCGGACGCGACAGGATCTATCGCCATGAGTTTGATGACATCTTCGTTCAACCGGACGACGCTATAGATGAGCTTATGCGTATACTTGGAAACTGACATATCACTACGCAAAATTTAGGGATATACATTCCCGGTGCTGTCTTGCTAAATTTGCCATTACTGTTACCGCTCACAAGGCGGCGGACAGGTTACTTAGGGGATGACTGAGGAATTCAAGATGACATCACTCACTGAGCACTCGGCAGCGGCAGCAAACCTGCTGTCTGCCATGGCAAACCCCAAACGCTTGTTGATTCTGTGCTGCCTCGTCGAGGGCGAAGTTGCCGTCGGCGCGCTGGCCACCAAAGTTGGGTTGAGCCAGTCCGCGCTCTCGCAGCATCTGTCGAAACTGCGCGCCCAGAAACTCGTCAACACGCGGCGCGACGCGCAAACCATCTATTATTCCAGCTCTGCCGAATCCGTCATGCGGGTTCTGGAAACATTGGAAGGCCTGTATTGCGAACCTGAACGCGATCGATCGGCTGCTTGATGACAGCGCAAACATCACGGCACGCGTCTCGACCGCTTTCATGAGGAAAGCCTGCGATTAGCGGTGCCGAACTTCACGACCATCATGACATGCCCTGTTTCTATCGATCGGCTCCCATTCGGCCTGGGACCGATCAGCCTCAACTCTTTGCTTATGGCGTGAGCCGGGTGGCGCGCGCCAGAAGACCCGTCGCGGGATGAGGGGTATCTTCATGCCATCCATTTGATGCCCGGAGGGATTTTCCGTCCATAGCGGACTTTCCTCATCGGATCGACGCCTCTGCCGACATGCCGACGATTGAGAGGCTTTTCTGCTCTATCGCCTTGCGGCCAAGCCTCCATGTCTTGCGGCCAAGCCTCGGCGTGCTTGACCTCAGCGGAAGCCTGACCGACACTTTGAATCACCGGAGAGGATGGACGAGGAGCGGAATACAATGACGGCAGGGGCACGTAAGCTCGCATTTCTAGTTGCAATGGCAAGCGCTTGCGCCACAGTGCCGGCATCCGCCATCGATTGGGGCAGTGCCGGCAAGGCCAGTCCCGGTAGCGGCACCATCACGCCGAAGACGACCCTGCCGGCACCAGAACCATCTGCGCCGAAAGCCGCCGAGACCGGCTTCGACTGCGATACGGTGACCCGCATGTCCTGGGAGCGGCCACAGGCCGAGCGGGAGAACCAGCCCGGACCGCAGCAGGTGCGGCGCTGCAGCCGCGACGGCTTCTCTCTCGAAGTCACCCCGCCCTCGCAATAGAGGCGACAACAAAGGGTGATCGAGGAGGCGTGCTCGAGGAGGCGTGTTCCAGGCGCGCGGGAAACCCGCCATACAGGAGACCGCCGAAGGCCGTGGCGCAAAGGGTTCCCATTCGCGCCACTTGGTATTATGCATCGCTCATGTCGACAGCCAAGGCCGAAACGATCGCGGTGCGAATCAGCCGCATTCTTGCAGAGCGCATCATTGCCGGCGCCTTGTCGCCGGGCATGCGCCTGGCGCAGGATCACATTGCCGAGGAATTCGACACGAGCCATGTGCCGGTGCGGGAGGCCTTTCGCCGCCTGGAGGCCATGGGACTGGTCGTCAGCGAGCCGCGGCGCGGCACGCGCGTTGCGGGTTTCACCATGGCGGAGGTTCGGGAGGTTGCCGAAATGCGCTCGGCGCTGGAGGTCCTGGCGCTTCGCCATGCGGCCCCTCACCTCACACGCGCCATCCTGGACCAGGCCGAAGAGGCCAATCGTGCCGGCGACAGAGCGGGTGACGTGCAGGCCTGGGAAGAGGCCAATCGCAGCTTCCACCGTATCCTTCTGACACCCTGCGGCATGCCCCGGCTCCTGAAGGCGATCGACGACCTGCATGCCGCCAGCGCCCGTTTCCTCTTCTCCGGCTGGCGGGCCGAATGGGAAGCACCGACCGATCGCGACCATCTGGCGATCCTTTCCGCCCTGCGCAGCCATGATATCGAAGGGGCTGCCGCCGTTCTTGCTCGTCACGTGCAATGGGTGGGACACCCGGTCAGGGCCACGAGCCGAAACGCCTTATCCCTCCTGACTCCTTAAAGGCCTGCCGCGCCGCACTCCATACCCGCCTGAGATCGCGCCTCACAGCCTGAGCATAACTTTGACACGCGTAGATTATAGATAATCTCCTTTAAAGTGGCCAGTAGAATTCAGAATTTTCCAGATACCGACGATTCCGTCTTGTCAAATCTGGCCCTTCGTGGATTCATTCGAGATATTCCTGTCAAATTATCTATAAAAGGATTTAGCTCATGGATCTCGACACGGGTTTGACTGCCGGCCGCGCCTCCAAATGGGTCCGTCGGGGGATGATCATCTTGGGCGGCGCCGCCGTCATGACCGCGGCGGCAAAGATACAGATCCCCTTCTGGCCGGTTCCCATGACCCTGCACACGATGGCGGTCATGGCTTTCGCCGTGCTTCTCGGTCCGCGATTCGCCGGCGCCATTTTTCTCCTCTATCTTTCCGCCGGAGCCACGGGCCTGCCGGTCTTTTCCGGATCGCCCGAGCGCGGCATCGGCCTTGCCTATATGGCCGGGCCCACCGGCGGCTATCTTCTCGGCTTTCTGCTTGCATCCGTCCTTGTCGGCCATCTTGCCGGCGGTCCTGCCAGTCGCCCTATTCGTCATCCTACTCGTCGTCCCGAAGCTCGCCTTGCTGGCAGCCGGGCGGGCGGCAAGGCCATGATCCGGCAGATGGGCGCCATGCTGGTCGGCCTCGGCGTGATCTATGCCGCCGGCCTTGCCTGGCTTGCGCTCTTCGTCCCGGCCGACCGCCTTCTTGCGCTCGGCGTTGCGCCCTTCCTTCTCGGCGACCTCGTCAAATGCGCCGCGGTTGCTGTCGGCAGTGCGATCTTCGGCAGCGGCCTCTCACGCCTGCTGGGGCCTGGCCGATGAGGACCGGCGCGGAAATGATCCGCCATGACTGGACGATCGAGGCCATTCTTGGCCTCCACGACCTGCCGCTGCTCGATCTCATCGGTCGAGCCAGTGCCGTGCATCGGCAGCATCACGATCCGGACCGCGTGCAGAAGGCGAGCCTTTTGTCGATCAAGACCGGCGGCTGTCCGGAAGATTGCGCCTATTGCCCGCAATCCGCCCATCACCGCGAGGTCGAGCTGACGCGCGAGCGCCTGATGAATCCGGCGGTCGTCGTGGCGCTGGCGGACCGCGCCCGCAAGGCCGGCGCCGAGCGCTTCTGCATGGGAGCCGCCTGGCGCAAGGTGACGGACGGCCCCGATTTCGATGCCGTGCTGGACATGGTCCGCGGGGTCCGCTCGCTGGGCATGGAAGCCTGCGTGACGCTCGGCATGCTGACGCCGCACCAGGCCGAGCGCCTGGCGGAGGCGGGCCTGACCGCCTATAACCACAATCTCGATACCAGTCCCGAATTCTACGGCGAGATCATTTCCACCCGCACCTATCAGGATCGGCTGGATACGCTCGCAACCGTGCGTGCCTTTGGCGTCGAGCTCTGCTGCGGCGGCATTATCGGCATGGGCGAGACGGCGCGCGATCGCGCCTCCATGCTGCAGGTGCTGGCCAGCATGGCGCCGCATCCGGAAAGCGTTCCGATCAATGCGCTGGTGCCGGTCAAGGGCACGCCGCTTTCAGATTGCCCGCCGGTCGATCCTCTCGATCTCGTGCGTATGGTCGCCACCGCGCGGATCATCATGCCCAAGGCCATGGTGCGGCTCTCTGCGGGGCGGTCCAGCCTCAACCG is a window encoding:
- the choV gene encoding choline ABC transporter ATP-binding protein — encoded protein: MSAAITFEHLDIIFGDRPQRALAMLDNGQSREEINTATSLVVGVSNASLTIQEGEILVLMGLSGSGKSTLVRAVNGLAPVVRGTVSVRTGNGHVDPYRCPPKTLRDLRMRTVSMVFQQFGLLPWRSVADNVGFGLELAGVPERQRKAQIAEQLSLVNLSEWAQRRVGELSGGMQQRVGLARAFATGAPILLMDEPFSALDPLIRTRLQDELLEFQMRLKKTILFVSHDLDEAFRIGNRIAIMESGRIVQCGTPQDIVRAPANQYVADFVQNLNPITLLTASDVMSPGASTSARGPVTATALPRTPLVDIMDALARQPGVIGIVDNGAVIGTIGADDIIAGLTRHRRREV
- a CDS encoding HugZ family protein, whose protein sequence is MTDKPSVLRDLDPEALTLGRTLLRSARSVALAVQDAASGFPAVSRALMATDLDGTPLILVSTLAAHTRSLAGEPRCSLLAGEPGKGDPLAHPRVTLFALAEPVPRGSQDHDRARRRFLNRHPKSALYIDFPDFSFYRLRPDHASLNGGFGRAYAIDGGLFTFSFPLDQAAWLAAEEGLMNGGQDATALARAFGAPKAEHYRICGMDPAGIDISGTDPAGRDRIYRHEFDDIFVQPDDAIDELMRILGN
- a CDS encoding GntR family transcriptional regulator, which translates into the protein MSTAKAETIAVRISRILAERIIAGALSPGMRLAQDHIAEEFDTSHVPVREAFRRLEAMGLVVSEPRRGTRVAGFTMAEVREVAEMRSALEVLALRHAAPHLTRAILDQAEEANRAGDRAGDVQAWEEANRSFHRILLTPCGMPRLLKAIDDLHAASARFLFSGWRAEWEAPTDRDHLAILSALRSHDIEGAAAVLARHVQWVGHPVRATSRNALSLLTP
- a CDS encoding biotin transporter BioY is translated as MDLDTGLTAGRASKWVRRGMIILGGAAVMTAAAKIQIPFWPVPMTLHTMAVMAFAVLLGPRFAGAIFLLYLSAGATGLPVFSGSPERGIGLAYMAGPTGGYLLGFLLASVLVGHLAGGPASRPIRHPTRRPEARLAGSRAGGKAMIRQMGAMLVGLGVIYAAGLAWLALFVPADRLLALGVAPFLLGDLVKCAAVAVGSAIFGSGLSRLLGPGR
- the bioB gene encoding biotin synthase BioB, encoding MRTGAEMIRHDWTIEAILGLHDLPLLDLIGRASAVHRQHHDPDRVQKASLLSIKTGGCPEDCAYCPQSAHHREVELTRERLMNPAVVVALADRARKAGAERFCMGAAWRKVTDGPDFDAVLDMVRGVRSLGMEACVTLGMLTPHQAERLAEAGLTAYNHNLDTSPEFYGEIISTRTYQDRLDTLATVRAFGVELCCGGIIGMGETARDRASMLQVLASMAPHPESVPINALVPVKGTPLSDCPPVDPLDLVRMVATARIIMPKAMVRLSAGRSSLNREAQILCLVAGANSLFWGDRLLTTANAGRDHDAELFAALAARPQAGETAVRRTPQAPAQQGMQRRKIASVSP
- a CDS encoding metalloregulator ArsR/SmtB family transcription factor, yielding MTEEFKMTSLTEHSAAAANLLSAMANPKRLLILCCLVEGEVAVGALATKVGLSQSALSQHLSKLRAQKLVNTRRDAQTIYYSSSAESVMRVLETLEGLYCEPERDRSAA